Proteins from one Penicillium digitatum chromosome 2, complete sequence genomic window:
- a CDS encoding Retrotransposon polyprotein, putative produces MELDATQEEQKERRQKNLCFTCGKPGHRAFECKQKKPFEKRQHMRATREELRATREVRSDYPGTEALEDLLARWGTLSPEETLAGNLCTEGLADEPEFEYPEIDWDTVESQGGTQYVPQALQSQDPVGLRIGENTEGWSEGAHGPGTAVSKPGSSQNHQPLKTIGVGPTRAQEPNPNTTNDLRTPGVPKKTGRETHHRCRAIPGKGHEDSEEQENPGYHDRGHEEAGAPEGPSRGGSRTDRLEQHLLGIMEKGDDPIGCRAIPGKGHEDSEEKENPGYHDRGHEEAEAPEGPSQGGSRTDRLEQHLLGIMEKGDDPIGCPCEKPTCACKGYARHPEHGKMASVMCYDETCTTHESAKLDHGIDPRPLRWMSKPEWRLEYQGVWYNGRQGDMSSCM; encoded by the exons ATGGAATTGGACGCCActcaagaagagcaaaaGGAGCGTCGACAAAAGAATCTCTGCTTTACCTGCGGGAAACCGGGGCACCGGGCATTTGAATGCAAGCAGAAGAAACCGTTCGAGAAACGGCAGCACATGCGGGCAACGCGGGAAGAGCTACGCGCGACCCGAGAAGTCCGAAGCGACTACCCAGGCACAGAAGCCCTGGAAGATCTCTTGGCAAGATGGGGAACCCTGAGCCCAGAAGAGACATTGGCGGGCAACCTGTGTACTGAAGGGTTAGCCGACGAGCCAGAATTCGAGTATCCGGAAATAGACTGGGATACGGTGGAGAGTCAGGGGGGGACACAGTATGTCCCGCAGGCATTGCAAAGCCAAGACCCCGTAGGACTTCGGATCGGAGAAAACACAGAAGGGTGGTCGGAAGGAGCGCACGGACCGGGGACCGCGGTCTCAAAACCAGGCTCGTCGCAGAACCACCAACCCCTCAAGACGATCGGTGTGGGGCCAACCAGGGCGCAGGAGCCAAACCCCAACACCACCAACGACCTAAGAACGCCAGGCGTGCCAAAGAAAACAGGTCGAGAAACCCACCACAGATGCCGTGCGATCCCAGGAAAGGGACACGAAGACTCAGAAGAGCAAGAGAACCCTGGGTACCATGACCGAGGTCATGAAGAGGCCGGAGCGCCTGAAGGTCCTTCCCGAGGAGGAAGTCGGACCGATAGATTGGAGCAGCATCTCCTCGGAATTATGGAGAAAGGCGACGACCCAATAGGATGCCGTGCGATCCCAGGAAAGGGACACGAAGActcagaagagaaagagaaccCTGGGTACCATGACCGAGGTCATGAAGAGGCTGAAGCGCCTGAAGGTCCTTCCCAAGGAGGAAGTCGGACCGATAGATTGGAGCAGCATCTCCTCGGAATTATGGAGAAAGGCGACGACCCAATAGGATGCCCATGCGAGAAACCCACTTGCGCGTGCAAAGGATACGCACGACACCCGGAACACGGCAAGATGGCCAGTGTTATGTGCTACGACGAAACGTGCACCACCCATGAATCCGCAAAATTGGATCATGGCATCGATCCCAGACCACTGCGGTGGATGAGCAAGCCAGAATGGAGGCTTGAGTACCAAGGAGTATGGTACAACGGGCGTCAG GGAGACATGTCAAGTTGTATGTGA
- a CDS encoding Allantoate permease: MLTPELNSGRPGPEQTATTEDPPATTEEPPATTEEPPATAEEPPATAEEPPATAEEPPATAEEPPATTEEPPATTEEPPATTEEPPATAEEPPATTEEPPATAEEPPATTEEPPATAEEPPATTEEPPATAEEPPATTEEPPATAEEPPATTEEPPATTEEPPATAEEPPATTEEPPATAEEPPATCKVPSEEPACTTNWSRETRHCSRIASCVCCVCKKEIQHVRNYNRGHRDCTEPQDRH, from the exons atgctta cccccgaactgaactctggtagacccggtcctgagcagaccgctaccactgaagatccgcctgctaccactgaagaaccgcctgctaccactgaagaaccgcctgctaccgctgaagaaccgcctgctaccgctgaagaaccgcctgctaccgctgaagaaccgcctgctaccgctgaagaaccgcctgctaccactgaagaaccgcctgctaccactgaagaaccgcctgctaccactgaagaaccgcctgctaccgctgaagaaccgcctgctaccactgaagaaccgcctgctaccgctgaagaaccgcctgctaccactgaagaaccgcctgctaccgctgaagaaccgcctgctaccactgaagaaccgcctgctaccgctgaagaaccgcctgctaccactgaagaaccgcctgctaccgctgaagaaccgcctgctaccactgaagaaccgcctgctaccactgaagaaccgcctgctaccgctgaagaaccgcctgctaccactgaagaaccgcctgctaccgctgaagaaccgcctgctacctgtaaagtcccgtccgaggaacctgcctgcacgaccaactggtctcgagaaacgagacattgcagccgtatcgctagctgcgtgtgctgcgtatgcaagaaagaaatacagcatgttcgcaattacaaccgcggacatcgagactgcactgaaccccaagaccgacactga